The Tursiops truncatus isolate mTurTru1 chromosome 6, mTurTru1.mat.Y, whole genome shotgun sequence genome includes a window with the following:
- the HRCT1 gene encoding histidine-rich carboxyl terminus protein 1: MLGLLGSTTLVGLIIGAAVALLLLLLLLAACLYCRQEETDVERNHPAARRNRVRWAQPPISSGRGHLGRLHHIRYSGRVPHMPHATLHHHHHLAHHHAHHAHQAQ, translated from the coding sequence ATGCTGGGCCTCCTGGGGAGCACGACCCTCGTGGGCTTGATCATAGGCGCTGCTGTGgctctgctgttgctgctgctgctgctggccgcCTGCTTGTACTGCAGACAGGAGGAGACTGACGTGGAGAGGAACCACCCTGCTGCAAGGAGAAACCGAGTCCGGTGGGCCCAGCCTCCGATCTCCTCAGGCCGGGGCCACCTGGGACGCTTGCACCATATCCGTTATTCTGGCCGTGTGCCTCACATGCCCCATGCGaccctccatcaccaccatcacctcgcCCACCACCATGCCCACCACGCCCACCAGGCCCAGTGA
- the SPAAR gene encoding small regulatory polypeptide of amino acid response — METAVIGIVAVLFVVTVAITCILCCFSCDSRTQDSQGGPHPSFTVATFRQEASLSTGPGHHVQPVAGVRDFWTFM; from the coding sequence ATGGAAACGGCAGTGATTGGAATTGTGGCCGTGCTATTCGTGGTCACCGTGGCCATCACCTGCATCCTCTGCTGTTTCAGCTGTGACTCAAGGACCCAGGATTCTCAGGGGGGCCCACACCCCAGCTTCACGGTGGCCACGTTTCGCCAGGAGGCTTCTCTCTCCACGGGGCCAGGTCACCATGTCCAGCCAGTGGCGGGTGTCCGGGACTTCTGGACTTTCATGTGA